In Janthinobacterium rivuli, a single genomic region encodes these proteins:
- the rlmD gene encoding 23S rRNA (uracil(1939)-C(5))-methyltransferase RlmD encodes MQENIIEIKSLDMDARGVGHIENEDGSPGKVVFVEGALPGERVSFVTFKKKKNWEMARMTALHRESSMRVTPKCKHFDNCGGCSMQHLEPSAQVAIKQRVLEDNLWHIGKVRPQSIMRPMYGPTWGYRYRARLSVRHVKKKDAVLVGFHEKKSAFVADMDSCEILPPHISAMLLPLRGLIASLSIFDQMPQIELAVGEDVTAMVLRIMAPLTADDEKKLKAFADEYGVQWWLQVKGPETAVPFYPLDKQLHYLLPEFGVKMPFKPVDFTQVNHHINRVLVSKALRLLEVQPTDRVADLFCGLGNFTLPLATQGSEVVGIEGSTTLTERALENALANGLAEKTSFSTRNLFEVTTDDLIALGKFDRILVDPPRDGAMALCQALVGLSQVRPDLLPKRIVYVSCSPSTLARDAGILALEAGYVLSKAGVVNMFPHTSHVESMAVFDLV; translated from the coding sequence ATGCAAGAAAATATCATCGAAATCAAATCGCTCGACATGGACGCCCGCGGCGTTGGCCATATTGAAAACGAAGACGGTTCGCCGGGCAAGGTCGTGTTTGTCGAAGGCGCATTGCCGGGCGAGCGCGTCAGCTTTGTGACGTTCAAGAAAAAGAAGAACTGGGAAATGGCCCGCATGACGGCGCTGCACCGCGAATCGTCCATGCGCGTGACGCCCAAGTGCAAGCATTTCGACAATTGCGGCGGCTGCTCGATGCAGCACCTGGAACCGTCGGCGCAGGTGGCGATCAAGCAGCGCGTGCTGGAAGATAACTTGTGGCATATCGGCAAAGTGCGTCCGCAAAGCATCATGCGCCCCATGTATGGACCGACGTGGGGCTACCGCTACCGCGCGCGCCTGTCCGTGCGCCACGTCAAGAAGAAAGACGCCGTGCTGGTGGGCTTCCATGAAAAGAAATCGGCTTTCGTTGCCGACATGGATAGCTGCGAAATCCTGCCGCCGCACATCTCCGCCATGCTGCTGCCGCTGCGTGGCTTGATCGCTTCGCTGTCGATTTTCGACCAGATGCCGCAGATCGAGCTGGCCGTGGGCGAAGACGTCACCGCCATGGTCTTGCGCATCATGGCGCCGTTGACGGCGGACGATGAAAAGAAATTGAAGGCCTTTGCCGACGAATACGGCGTGCAATGGTGGTTGCAGGTCAAGGGGCCGGAAACGGCCGTGCCGTTCTATCCGCTCGACAAGCAATTGCACTACCTGCTGCCGGAATTCGGCGTCAAGATGCCGTTCAAGCCCGTCGATTTTACGCAGGTGAACCACCACATCAACCGCGTGCTGGTATCAAAAGCCCTGCGTTTGCTGGAAGTGCAGCCGACGGACCGCGTGGCCGACCTGTTCTGCGGCCTGGGCAATTTCACCTTGCCGCTGGCCACACAGGGCAGCGAAGTGGTCGGTATCGAAGGCAGCACCACCCTGACGGAGCGGGCGCTGGAAAACGCCCTGGCCAATGGCCTGGCGGAAAAAACCTCGTTCTCGACGCGCAACCTGTTCGAAGTGACGACGGACGACCTGATCGCGCTGGGCAAGTTTGACCGCATCCTCGTCGACCCGCCGCGCGATGGCGCCATGGCCCTGTGCCAGGCGCTGGTCGGCCTGTCGCAAGTGCGTCCGGACCTGCTGCCGAAGCGTATCGTGTACGTCTCTTGCAGCCCGTCGACGCTGGCGCGCGACGCCGGCATCCTGGCGCTGGAAGCAGGCTATGTGCTGAGCAAGGCGGGCGTGGTGAACATGTTCCCGCACACCTCGCACGTGGAGTCAATGGCCGTGTTTG
- the rpoS gene encoding RNA polymerase sigma factor RpoS: MTHAPHDQLDDDPELPEDGADEVVTDDAGELDGIDAVDAGEGGEVASVSVLVESVDELKKVLAAELSTDTTQHYLNQIGTRPLLTAPQEVHYATLAKQGNFEARQTMIEHNLRLVVSIAKHYINRGVVLLDMIEEGNIGLMRAIDKFEPERGFRFSTYATWWIRQSIERAIMNQARTVRLPVHMVRELNQILRGKYHLEAQHHDGKDATAEDIAHLVGRPVEEVQDILALSEHATSLDAPLDNDPQSSLMDMLPGASEDGPDARAEHHEMTVLVRDWLTKLPDKQRVVIMRRFGLDNDDPATLETLAEEMGVTRERVRQIQQEALIKLKRAMAARGVVRDSLL; encoded by the coding sequence ATGACACACGCGCCGCACGACCAGCTGGACGATGACCCGGAACTGCCGGAAGACGGGGCAGACGAAGTCGTGACGGACGATGCAGGCGAACTCGACGGCATTGACGCCGTCGACGCGGGCGAGGGCGGCGAGGTGGCCAGCGTCAGCGTGCTGGTCGAAAGTGTCGATGAACTGAAAAAAGTGCTGGCGGCAGAGCTGTCGACCGATACCACGCAGCACTATCTGAACCAGATTGGCACGCGGCCCCTGCTGACGGCGCCGCAAGAGGTGCATTACGCCACCCTGGCCAAGCAGGGCAATTTTGAAGCCCGGCAAACCATGATCGAGCACAATCTGCGCCTCGTCGTGTCGATCGCAAAGCATTACATCAACCGCGGCGTGGTCTTGCTCGACATGATCGAGGAGGGCAATATCGGCCTGATGCGCGCCATCGACAAGTTCGAGCCCGAACGCGGTTTCCGCTTTTCCACCTACGCCACCTGGTGGATACGCCAGAGCATCGAGCGGGCCATCATGAATCAGGCCCGCACGGTGCGCCTGCCCGTGCACATGGTGCGCGAACTGAACCAGATTTTGCGCGGCAAATACCACCTGGAAGCCCAGCACCACGACGGCAAGGATGCCACCGCGGAAGATATCGCCCACCTGGTGGGCCGTCCCGTGGAAGAGGTGCAGGATATCCTGGCCCTGTCCGAGCACGCCACCTCGCTCGACGCGCCGCTCGACAACGACCCGCAATCGTCCCTGATGGACATGCTGCCCGGCGCCAGCGAGGACGGCCCGGACGCGCGCGCGGAACACCATGAAATGACGGTGCTGGTGCGCGACTGGCTGACCAAGCTGCCCGACAAGCAGCGCGTCGTCATCATGCGCCGATTCGGCCTCGACAATGACGACCCGGCCACCCTGGAAACCCTGGCCGAGGAAATGGGCGTGACGCGAGAGAGAGTTCGCCAGATCCAGCAGGAAGCCTTGATTAAACTGAAGCGGGCCATGGCGGCGCGTGGCGTCGTGCGCGACTCATTATTGTAG
- a CDS encoding peptidoglycan DD-metalloendopeptidase family protein, producing MIKKSNILLCSITLAALLSGCGTTGVQAPVVERHPSSSSAAASDPRDRDPAYYTVKRGDTLLRIALEHGQNYRDLVVWNDLSNPNDIKVDQVLRVLPPTGDTGGAQTSAIVMPPVTEVKPAAPVVPKKSGPRGEKRAYSDATLAELRADGGNGDAKPAPAPAATVAAAPAAAAAAPAASAPGDEKISWMWPSEGKVIGTFDEGKNKGVDIAGKAGQQVVAAGAGKVMYAGSGIRGYGNLVIVKHSNSLLSAYAHNRSILVKEGQNVNKGQAIAEMGDSDADRVKLHFEIRQQGKPVDPSKFLPNR from the coding sequence ATGATTAAGAAAAGTAACATACTTCTATGTAGCATCACCTTGGCCGCGCTGTTGAGCGGTTGCGGCACGACCGGCGTCCAGGCACCCGTCGTGGAGCGCCACCCATCGAGCAGCAGCGCCGCCGCCAGCGATCCGCGCGACCGCGACCCGGCCTATTACACGGTCAAGCGCGGCGACACCCTGCTGCGCATCGCCCTCGAGCACGGCCAGAATTACCGCGACCTGGTGGTCTGGAATGACTTGAGCAACCCGAATGACATCAAGGTCGACCAGGTGCTGCGCGTGCTGCCGCCGACTGGCGACACGGGCGGCGCACAAACGTCGGCCATCGTCATGCCGCCGGTGACGGAAGTCAAGCCGGCCGCGCCTGTCGTGCCGAAGAAATCGGGTCCGCGCGGCGAGAAGCGCGCGTATTCCGACGCCACCCTGGCCGAGCTGCGCGCCGATGGCGGCAACGGCGACGCCAAGCCTGCGCCAGCGCCGGCAGCAACTGTTGCTGCCGCACCGGCCGCCGCCGCGGCAGCCCCTGCGGCCTCGGCGCCTGGCGACGAGAAGATCAGCTGGATGTGGCCTTCCGAAGGCAAGGTCATCGGCACTTTCGACGAAGGCAAGAACAAGGGCGTCGATATCGCCGGCAAGGCGGGCCAGCAAGTGGTGGCTGCCGGCGCGGGAAAAGTCATGTATGCCGGGAGCGGAATCCGTGGTTATGGTAATCTTGTCATCGTGAAGCACAGTAATAGTTTATTGTCGGCCTATGCGCATAACCGCAGCATCCTGGTGAAGGAAGGGCAGAACGTCAACAAAGGCCAGGCCATCGCCGAAATGGGTGATTCCGATGCCGACCGCGTGAAGCTGCACTTTGAAATCCGCCAGCAGGGCAAGCCTGTCGACCCTTCGAAATTCCTGCCTAACCGTTAG
- a CDS encoding protein-L-isoaspartate(D-aspartate) O-methyltransferase — protein MTDKPRTFPLTLDSLAGKPARPGGGQSLAQSRIATPQTATQNAAQNAARGVAQPYGAHAAIAPSRAQAIANERAQPAVVSPPRQNPLVSEAVRRAMVARVAKQGVKDQVVLDAMQAVPRHMFMDEALASQAYIDASLPIGHHQTISQPYIVARMIEVMRQGGSLQRVLEIGTGCGYQAAVLSLVAKEVYSIERIRPLHELAKANLRPLRVSNLRLQYGDGMLGLPQAAPFDGIILAAAGLEVPQALLEQLAPGGRLVAPVGAKLQHLQLITRVGKMEWTSQTLEDCHFVPLRPGTI, from the coding sequence ATGACTGACAAGCCGCGCACCTTCCCCCTGACCCTTGATTCGCTGGCCGGCAAGCCCGCCAGGCCGGGCGGGGGGCAGTCGCTGGCCCAGTCCCGGATCGCCACGCCGCAGACGGCCACGCAGAATGCGGCGCAAAACGCGGCGCGCGGCGTGGCGCAGCCGTATGGCGCGCATGCGGCCATTGCGCCGTCGCGCGCGCAAGCCATCGCCAATGAGCGGGCGCAGCCGGCCGTGGTGTCGCCGCCACGGCAAAATCCGCTCGTCTCGGAGGCCGTGCGCCGCGCCATGGTGGCCCGCGTGGCGAAGCAGGGCGTCAAGGACCAGGTGGTGCTCGACGCCATGCAAGCCGTGCCGCGCCACATGTTCATGGACGAGGCGCTGGCGTCGCAGGCGTATATCGACGCCTCGCTCCCCATCGGTCACCACCAGACCATCTCGCAGCCGTACATCGTGGCGCGCATGATCGAAGTGATGCGCCAGGGTGGCAGCCTGCAGCGCGTGCTGGAAATCGGCACGGGCTGCGGCTACCAGGCGGCGGTGCTGTCGCTGGTGGCGAAAGAGGTGTATTCCATCGAGCGCATCCGGCCTCTGCACGAGCTGGCGAAGGCCAATCTGCGCCCGTTGCGCGTGTCGAATCTGCGCTTGCAGTACGGAGATGGTATGCTTGGCCTGCCGCAGGCGGCGCCCTTCGACGGGATCATCCTTGCCGCAGCCGGCCTGGAAGTCCCGCAAGCCCTGCTGGAACAGCTGGCGCCCGGCGGGCGTCTGGTTGCGCCGGTGGGGGCTAAATTGCAACACTTACAACTCATTACCCGGGTGGGGAAAATGGAATGGACCAGCCAGACCCTGGAAGACTGCCATTTCGTGCCTTTGCGCCCGGGCACCATATGA
- the surE gene encoding 5'/3'-nucleotidase SurE: MRILISNDDGYLAPGLAALADALAPIADIVVVAPDSNRSGASNSLSLDRPLSVHKAANGFYFVNGTPTDCVHVALTGMLIERPDLVVSGINNGPNMGDDTLYSGTVAAATEGYLFGIPAIAFSQSQFGWANLDAAARVAREIVERQFDALQKPYLLNVNIPAIPYEQMQGVVATRLGKRHSAEPVIRALDPRGREIFWIGPAGAAKEGGPGTDFHAVEHGQVSITPLQIDLTHTTQLDALAKGLA; encoded by the coding sequence ATGAGAATTCTTATCAGTAACGACGACGGTTACCTGGCGCCTGGCCTGGCGGCCCTGGCCGACGCGCTCGCCCCCATTGCCGACATCGTCGTGGTGGCGCCCGACAGCAACCGTTCGGGCGCGTCCAATTCGCTGTCCCTGGACCGGCCCTTGTCCGTGCACAAGGCTGCCAACGGCTTTTATTTTGTCAACGGCACGCCCACCGATTGCGTGCACGTGGCGCTGACGGGCATGCTCATCGAGCGCCCCGACCTGGTGGTGTCCGGCATCAACAACGGCCCCAACATGGGCGACGACACGCTGTATTCGGGCACCGTCGCGGCCGCCACGGAAGGCTATCTGTTCGGCATTCCCGCCATCGCCTTTTCCCAGTCGCAGTTTGGCTGGGCCAACCTGGACGCGGCCGCCCGCGTGGCCAGGGAAATCGTCGAGCGCCAGTTTGACGCCTTGCAGAAACCCTATCTGCTGAACGTGAACATTCCCGCCATTCCTTACGAGCAAATGCAGGGCGTGGTGGCCACGCGCCTGGGCAAGCGTCATTCGGCCGAGCCCGTGATCCGCGCGCTCGATCCGCGTGGCCGTGAAATCTTCTGGATCGGCCCGGCCGGCGCGGCCAAGGAAGGCGGTCCGGGCACGGACTTCCATGCTGTTGAACATGGACAAGTATCGATCACGCCGCTGCAGATCGACCTGACCCATACCACCCAACTCGATGCACTGGCGAAAGGCCTGGCATGA
- a CDS encoding tetratricopeptide repeat protein, with protein sequence MECQRLSLPPLSAPGEVVTFYSYKGGTGRTMALSNIAVLLARRENASVPVLMLDWDMEAPGLHHYFEQHEERPGVLEFFEACRQQLERLSLETGGKRGSSADDVALAQRVLDAIDWQQYVVRVDQGSPLYLMRAGRFDASYSERLAQMRWDQLFDSCPALFRCFADTLAQHFRYVLVDSRTGRTDSAGICTTLLPKKLVVVFTPNRQSLEGVDALVTRAIEYRRSHEDEQRPLLVYPLPSRIEMGDGAQRAEWRRGDAHKGIAGFQPMFERLLRSSYGLPQIALDSYFDEVQLQQTKTFAYGEQLAVRIDQGGDRFSLTRTFEAFLQWLTGGYFPWQSSREIALLGAISEARQALQAEPGRAVALPLARDLARLGELYRKDGRSALALDAFRQSVEIRVRLLGEEHPDSLACKSGMARLLRQLGKLEEARFLEEDVLDVRERVLGSEHPDTLAARACLAKTLLLQGELAAALLLQDAVLASYARQLGGEHPLTLEAMDGRAATLLRMGRLAQAQQVLATVVAARERLFGAEHGDTLRSKLALAQALGREGDLEGARRLFVAVLQAQERRLGSDHAATLATRDLLADIVAGQGDWAGARQLHEDQVAARERTHGLDHPETLMSQRKLAEALLRRGELDAARSVQEQVLEVHARLLGEDHLDTLHSKTQLAGTLQQQGDSEAARLLEDAVLSGSDRLLNAPVTGHADSVLDGARHLQETILAGRANGHEGAEPDTLTSMISMLQGMIEREQYAQAGELAEHLKSCLLRPGVPGKLRRRGMAQLKRMYKLQGDLNALLALQEDEVQALEGALSEARIEQR encoded by the coding sequence ATGGAATGCCAACGCCTCTCCCTGCCGCCTTTGAGCGCCCCTGGCGAAGTCGTCACCTTCTATTCCTACAAGGGCGGTACCGGCCGCACCATGGCCCTGTCGAACATCGCCGTCCTGCTGGCGCGCCGTGAAAACGCCAGCGTGCCCGTGCTGATGCTGGACTGGGACATGGAAGCGCCGGGCCTGCACCATTATTTCGAACAGCATGAGGAGCGACCGGGCGTGCTGGAATTCTTTGAAGCGTGCCGCCAGCAGCTCGAGCGCCTCAGCCTGGAGACGGGTGGCAAGCGCGGCTCGAGCGCCGACGATGTCGCCCTGGCCCAGCGCGTGCTCGACGCCATCGACTGGCAGCAATACGTGGTGCGCGTCGACCAGGGCAGTCCGCTGTACCTGATGCGCGCGGGGCGCTTCGACGCCAGCTACAGCGAGCGCCTGGCGCAGATGCGCTGGGATCAGCTGTTCGACAGCTGCCCGGCCCTGTTTCGCTGCTTCGCCGATACCCTGGCCCAGCATTTCCGCTATGTGCTCGTCGATTCGCGCACGGGCCGCACGGACAGCGCCGGCATCTGCACCACCTTGCTGCCAAAAAAACTGGTGGTGGTCTTCACGCCGAACCGGCAAAGCCTGGAAGGCGTCGATGCGCTCGTCACGCGGGCCATCGAGTACCGCCGCAGCCATGAGGACGAACAGCGTCCGCTGCTCGTCTACCCCTTGCCCTCGCGCATAGAAATGGGCGACGGGGCGCAGCGCGCCGAGTGGCGCCGCGGCGACGCGCACAAGGGTATCGCCGGCTTCCAGCCCATGTTCGAGCGCCTGCTGCGCAGTTCCTACGGCTTGCCGCAGATCGCCCTCGACAGCTATTTCGACGAAGTCCAGCTGCAGCAGACGAAAACCTTTGCGTATGGCGAGCAATTGGCCGTGCGCATCGACCAGGGCGGCGACCGCTTTTCCCTCACGCGCACCTTCGAAGCCTTTTTGCAGTGGCTGACGGGCGGCTACTTTCCCTGGCAATCGAGCCGTGAAATCGCCTTGCTGGGGGCCATCAGCGAGGCGCGCCAGGCCTTGCAGGCTGAGCCTGGCCGCGCCGTGGCCCTGCCGCTGGCGCGCGACCTGGCCCGCCTGGGTGAGCTGTACCGCAAGGATGGGCGCAGCGCGCTGGCGCTCGACGCCTTCCGCCAGAGCGTCGAGATCCGCGTGCGCCTGCTGGGTGAGGAGCATCCCGACAGCCTGGCGTGCAAGAGCGGCATGGCGCGCCTGCTGCGCCAGTTGGGCAAGCTCGAGGAAGCCCGCTTCCTGGAAGAGGACGTGCTCGACGTGCGTGAGCGTGTGCTGGGCAGCGAGCATCCCGACACCCTGGCCGCCCGCGCCTGCCTGGCGAAAACCCTGTTGCTACAGGGGGAGCTGGCGGCGGCCCTGTTGCTGCAGGATGCGGTGCTGGCAAGCTATGCGCGCCAGCTGGGCGGCGAGCATCCGCTGACCCTGGAGGCGATGGATGGCCGCGCCGCCACCTTGCTGCGCATGGGCCGGCTGGCGCAGGCGCAGCAAGTGCTGGCCACAGTGGTGGCGGCGCGCGAGCGCCTGTTCGGCGCCGAGCATGGCGATACCTTGCGCAGCAAGCTGGCCCTGGCGCAGGCGCTGGGGCGCGAAGGCGACCTGGAAGGCGCGCGGCGCCTGTTCGTCGCCGTGCTGCAGGCGCAGGAGCGGCGCCTGGGCAGCGACCATGCTGCCACCCTGGCCACGCGCGACTTGCTGGCCGACATCGTGGCCGGGCAGGGCGACTGGGCCGGCGCGCGCCAGTTGCATGAAGACCAGGTGGCGGCGCGCGAGCGCACGCATGGGCTCGATCATCCGGAAACCCTGATGAGCCAGCGCAAGCTGGCCGAGGCGCTGTTGCGGCGCGGTGAACTCGATGCGGCGCGCAGCGTGCAGGAGCAGGTGCTGGAAGTGCATGCGCGCCTGCTGGGCGAAGACCACCTCGATACCTTGCACAGCAAGACGCAATTGGCCGGCACCTTGCAGCAGCAGGGCGACAGCGAGGCGGCGCGCCTGCTGGAAGACGCCGTGCTCAGCGGCAGTGACCGGCTGTTGAACGCCCCCGTCACGGGGCATGCGGACAGCGTGCTGGACGGTGCGCGGCATTTGCAGGAAACCATCCTGGCCGGCCGCGCCAACGGGCACGAAGGGGCCGAGCCGGACACCCTGACCAGCATGATCTCGATGTTGCAAGGCATGATAGAACGGGAACAGTATGCGCAGGCGGGCGAATTGGCCGAACATTTGAAGTCCTGCCTGCTGCGTCCGGGCGTGCCGGGCAAGCTGCGCCGGCGCGGCATGGCGCAGCTGAAAAGAATGTACAAGCTGCAAGGCGACCTGAATGCCTTGCTGGCCTTGCAGGAAGATGAAGTGCAGGCGCTGGAGGGAGCCTTGTCGGAAGCGCGCATCGAGCAGCGCTGA
- a CDS encoding toll/interleukin-1 receptor domain-containing protein, producing MEIRYGCFLSYAHGQYAFMNKFKNDLIEALACYLEPHLDREEVLFIDSEQLGGGDDIDLRVARAMCQSVCMIVLYTPKYEAHGYTRREFAAMQLIEQERRAWYDLPSHLIIPIIMTRHPDGLPPQITESGLYVDFSGYTLASGDLKSNPQYLPDIERIVQRIATHYHLLKRSTPPGHDCSRFVLPAIPPEWRAIPPPHFPR from the coding sequence ATGGAGATCCGCTACGGCTGTTTCTTGAGCTACGCGCACGGCCAATATGCGTTCATGAACAAGTTCAAGAATGACCTCATCGAGGCGCTGGCTTGCTATCTGGAGCCGCACCTGGACCGCGAGGAAGTCCTGTTCATCGACAGCGAACAACTGGGCGGCGGCGACGATATCGACCTGCGCGTGGCGCGCGCCATGTGCCAGAGTGTCTGCATGATCGTGCTGTACACGCCCAAATATGAAGCGCACGGCTACACGCGGCGCGAATTTGCCGCCATGCAGCTGATCGAGCAGGAGCGGCGCGCCTGGTACGACTTGCCCAGCCATCTGATCATTCCCATCATCATGACGCGCCATCCGGACGGCTTGCCGCCGCAAATCACGGAATCGGGGCTGTACGTCGATTTTTCCGGCTACACCCTGGCCAGCGGCGACCTGAAGTCGAACCCGCAATACCTGCCCGACATCGAACGCATCGTGCAGCGCATTGCCACGCATTACCACTTGCTCAAGCGGTCAACACCGCCCGGCCACGATTGCAGCCGTTTCGTGTTGCCCGCTATTCCACCGGAATGGCGCGCCATTCCGCCTCCTCATTTTCCGCGTTAA
- a CDS encoding ATP-dependent DNA helicase, giving the protein MTDHNLLPVNPDGQPAALPADVPAEPQAAPGKHDADIERLFGAGGPLGPAVGSYKPRRSQTEMAKAIASAIDSQTTLIAEAGTGTGKTFAYLVPALMWGGKTIVSTGTKNLQDQLFLRDIPTVRAALQAPVSVALLKGRSNYVCHYHLERTLQNGRMTSRDDVGHLREISRFIKMTSSGDKAELAKVPENAMIWNLVTSTRDTCMGAECQYYQDCFVMKARKEAQQADVVVVNHHLFFADVALKDTGVAELLPSANTIIFDEAHQLPDTATLFFGNTVSTSQILELCRDVLAEGLAHARGIDWAKTVTVVEKAARDLRLTFPQDIVRLSLPQIALSSDFFPALDTLKDELDGMVAVLETQAERAETLEQCRVRGVELAQQLSGWKFDPKAKVTAGEEAVFWVEAFSSSLQLHKTPLSIAPIFNNQREGTPRSWIFTSATLAVKNDFKHFSEQMGLTGEPSHTWPSPFDYGQQGLLFVPQNLPQPNSLGYTDAVIDCALPIIEAAGGRTFFLCTTLRAVKRAAERLADEFKQRGLNFPLFVQGEKGRTELLDQFRAAGNGVLIGSQSFWEGVDVRGDALSLVIIDKLPFAPPDDPVLAARIEVMEKQGKNGFMHHSLPEAIINLKQGAGRLIRDEGDRGVLMICDPRLISKPYGKRIWQSLPPFKRTRDTAEVVEFFRNLPAKGA; this is encoded by the coding sequence TTGACCGATCACAATTTATTGCCAGTAAACCCAGATGGCCAGCCTGCTGCCTTGCCAGCCGATGTGCCAGCCGAACCGCAGGCGGCGCCCGGCAAGCACGATGCCGACATCGAGCGCCTGTTTGGCGCCGGTGGCCCGCTCGGTCCGGCCGTGGGCAGCTACAAGCCGCGCCGTTCGCAAACGGAAATGGCGAAAGCCATCGCCAGCGCCATCGACAGCCAGACGACCCTGATCGCCGAGGCGGGCACGGGCACCGGTAAAACCTTCGCCTACCTGGTGCCGGCCCTGATGTGGGGCGGCAAGACTATTGTTTCCACCGGGACGAAGAACTTGCAGGATCAATTGTTCCTGCGCGACATTCCCACCGTGCGCGCCGCGCTGCAGGCGCCCGTTTCCGTTGCCCTGCTGAAAGGCCGCTCGAACTACGTCTGTCACTATCACCTGGAACGCACGCTGCAAAACGGCCGCATGACGTCGCGCGACGACGTGGGCCATCTGCGTGAAATCTCGCGTTTCATCAAGATGACCAGCTCCGGCGACAAGGCCGAGCTGGCCAAGGTGCCGGAAAACGCCATGATCTGGAACCTGGTGACGTCCACGCGCGACACCTGCATGGGCGCCGAATGCCAGTATTACCAGGATTGTTTTGTGATGAAGGCCCGCAAGGAAGCCCAGCAGGCCGACGTGGTGGTGGTCAACCATCACTTGTTCTTTGCCGACGTGGCCCTGAAAGACACGGGCGTGGCGGAATTGCTGCCCTCGGCCAACACCATCATCTTCGATGAGGCGCACCAGTTGCCCGATACGGCCACCTTGTTCTTTGGTAACACGGTGTCGACCTCGCAAATCCTGGAACTGTGCCGCGACGTGCTGGCCGAGGGCCTCGCGCACGCGCGCGGCATCGACTGGGCCAAGACCGTGACCGTGGTGGAAAAGGCGGCGCGCGACCTGCGCCTGACCTTCCCGCAGGATATCGTGCGCCTGTCGCTGCCGCAAATCGCGCTGTCGAGCGACTTCTTCCCCGCGCTCGACACCCTCAAGGATGAGCTTGACGGCATGGTGGCCGTGCTGGAAACCCAGGCGGAACGGGCGGAAACCTTGGAGCAGTGCAGGGTGCGCGGTGTCGAACTGGCGCAGCAGCTGAGCGGCTGGAAGTTCGATCCGAAGGCCAAAGTGACGGCTGGCGAGGAAGCCGTGTTCTGGGTGGAAGCGTTTTCCAGCTCCCTGCAATTGCATAAAACGCCATTGTCGATCGCGCCGATCTTCAACAACCAGCGCGAAGGCACGCCGCGCAGCTGGATTTTCACCTCCGCCACCCTGGCCGTGAAAAACGATTTCAAGCATTTTTCGGAACAGATGGGCTTGACGGGCGAACCGTCGCATACGTGGCCAAGCCCGTTCGACTATGGCCAGCAAGGCTTGCTGTTCGTGCCGCAAAACCTGCCGCAACCGAACTCGCTGGGCTACACGGACGCCGTCATCGACTGCGCCCTGCCCATCATCGAGGCGGCCGGCGGTCGCACCTTCTTCCTGTGCACCACCTTGCGCGCCGTCAAACGCGCGGCCGAGCGCCTGGCCGACGAATTCAAGCAACGCGGCCTGAACTTCCCCCTGTTCGTGCAGGGAGAAAAGGGCCGCACGGAATTGCTGGATCAGTTCCGCGCGGCCGGCAATGGCGTGCTGATCGGTAGCCAGAGCTTCTGGGAAGGCGTCGACGTGCGCGGCGATGCGCTGTCGCTCGTCATCATCGACAAGCTGCCGTTCGCGCCGCCCGACGATCCCGTGCTGGCCGCGCGCATCGAAGTGATGGAAAAGCAGGGCAAGAACGGTTTCATGCACCATTCGCTGCCGGAAGCCATCATCAACCTGAAGCAGGGCGCGGGCAGGCTGATCCGCGACGAGGGCGACCGGGGCGTATTGATGATCTGCGATCCGCGCCTGATCTCCAAGCCGTACGGCAAGCGCATCTGGCAAAGCCTGCCGCCGTTCAAGCGCACGCGCGACACCGCCGAAGTGGTGGAGTTCTTCCGCAACCTGCCCGCCAAGGGCGCTTAA
- a CDS encoding YdcH family protein — MSDAQQIERRLIELNVEHRDLDAVIELLILDGHHDELQLRRLKKRKLQLKDHITLLKMQLVPDVPA; from the coding sequence ATGAGCGATGCACAGCAAATAGAGCGGCGCCTGATTGAACTCAACGTGGAACACCGCGACCTCGATGCCGTCATCGAGTTGCTGATACTCGATGGCCACCATGACGAGTTGCAGCTGCGCCGCCTGAAAAAGCGCAAATTGCAATTGAAGGATCACATCACCTTGCTGAAAATGCAGTTGGTGCCCGACGTTCCCGCCTGA